In Clostridium sp., one DNA window encodes the following:
- a CDS encoding amino acid ABC transporter ATP-binding protein: MIRVEHLKKSFGENQILKDINVEIKDSEVVVIIGASGAGKSTFLRCINKLEDPTEGHIYIDDVDVMSKETDINKIREKVGMVFQDFNLFPHMSVLKNIMISPMKVKKVGEKDAREKAMELLGKVGLRDKADEYPNSLSGGQKQRIAIARALAMEPEVMLFDEPTSALDPEMVGEVLDVMKQLAKDGMTMIVVTHEMGFAREVGDRIIFMDGGYIIEQNTPSELFDNPQKERTKAFLSKIL, encoded by the coding sequence ATGATTAGAGTTGAACATTTAAAAAAATCCTTTGGTGAAAATCAAATTTTAAAGGATATCAATGTAGAAATCAAAGACAGTGAGGTTGTAGTAATTATAGGTGCTTCCGGAGCTGGAAAATCAACTTTTCTAAGATGTATAAACAAGCTGGAAGACCCTACAGAAGGGCATATATATATAGATGATGTCGACGTAATGTCCAAAGAAACCGACATAAATAAAATCAGAGAGAAGGTGGGTATGGTATTTCAGGATTTCAATTTGTTCCCACATATGAGTGTGCTTAAAAATATCATGATTTCGCCTATGAAAGTAAAAAAAGTCGGAGAGAAAGATGCAAGGGAGAAGGCTATGGAACTACTTGGAAAAGTGGGACTCAGGGATAAGGCCGACGAATATCCAAATTCTCTTTCAGGAGGTCAGAAACAGCGTATAGCAATAGCCAGAGCACTTGCAATGGAGCCTGAAGTAATGCTGTTTGATGAACCGACTTCTGCATTGGACCCCGAGATGGTTGGAGAGGTTCTGGATGTTATGAAACAGCTGGCAAAGGATGGAATGACAATGATTGTTGTCACTCATGAAATGGGATTTGCCAGAGAGGTAGGAGACAGGATTATATTCATGGATGGTGGATACATTATTGAACAAAATACTCCATCTGAGTTGTTTGATAATCCACAGAAAGAGAGAACAAAAGCTTTTTTGAGCAAAATACTTTAG
- a CDS encoding basic amino acid ABC transporter substrate-binding protein, with protein MKKKIFAMLFLSVFILSFAGCSSNKTDSNNSKKLKIVTYANWNPFEYLDNGNLVGFDIDLIKAAAKEAGYDYEIKNVGWDAMFTQIGNKTADLGISGITITDDRKQTYDFSIPYFVSRQSILVKKDSSIKSGKDLKGKTVAVQSGSTGQEAVEKLLGKNNPNIKKVKTGLSYMELIHGGADAVVGDDTSNRSFLANNSQEGLSIIQDNKTFSPEYFGIIFPKGSKLKTDFNKALNKLYDNGKFSSIYKKWFKVDPNMEELKSQN; from the coding sequence ATGAAAAAGAAAATATTTGCCATGCTCTTTTTATCGGTTTTTATACTGTCATTTGCTGGTTGCAGCTCGAACAAAACTGATTCGAACAATTCCAAAAAATTGAAAATAGTCACTTATGCTAATTGGAATCCCTTCGAGTATTTAGACAATGGCAATCTGGTAGGATTTGATATTGATCTGATAAAAGCTGCTGCAAAAGAAGCAGGATATGACTATGAAATTAAAAATGTCGGTTGGGATGCAATGTTTACACAAATAGGCAATAAAACAGCAGATCTTGGTATATCGGGGATAACCATAACGGATGACAGAAAACAGACCTATGATTTTTCAATTCCCTATTTTGTATCGAGACAGAGTATTTTAGTTAAAAAGGATAGCTCAATTAAATCCGGAAAGGATCTGAAAGGGAAAACTGTTGCAGTACAGAGCGGATCTACAGGACAGGAAGCAGTGGAAAAACTTCTCGGAAAAAATAATCCTAATATTAAAAAGGTTAAAACAGGATTGTCTTATATGGAACTTATACATGGAGGAGCAGATGCAGTTGTAGGGGACGATACCAGCAATAGATCATTCCTTGCAAATAATTCACAGGAAGGTTTGAGCATTATTCAAGATAATAAAACATTTTCTCCGGAATACTTTGGAATTATATTTCCAAAAGGAAGTAAACTGAAAACCGATTTTAATAAGGCACTTAACAAGTTGTACGATAATGGAAAATTCTCGTCTATATATAAAAAGTGGTTTAAGGTTGATCCAAATATGGAGGAACTGAAATCCCAGAACTGA
- a CDS encoding amino acid ABC transporter permease, which produces MIFKGVGAMNFRFDIISEYSHFLVIGTLLTIGLSIAAVIFGTIIGLIICLGKMSKNKVISSIFTCYVGFFRGTPLLVQILIMNFGVIPAVIGETNGVIAAIASLSLNSAAYIAETIRAGIQSVHRGQMEASRSLGMTHAQSMRYIILPQALKSILPALGNEFVSLIKDSSLASTIATPELMYWAQAMNAQYYRVWEPYLASAAIYLVLTLSMSGLVSRLERRSDAK; this is translated from the coding sequence ATGATTTTTAAAGGAGTGGGTGCAATGAACTTTAGATTTGATATTATTTCTGAATATTCTCATTTTCTTGTAATTGGTACATTGCTTACTATAGGATTATCAATTGCAGCAGTTATTTTCGGAACAATAATCGGTCTGATAATTTGTCTGGGAAAAATGTCTAAAAACAAAGTGATATCTTCAATATTTACCTGCTATGTAGGCTTTTTTAGAGGAACTCCATTGCTGGTTCAAATACTTATAATGAACTTTGGTGTCATACCTGCCGTTATTGGAGAGACAAATGGAGTAATTGCGGCTATAGCTTCTCTTTCTTTGAATTCAGCGGCTTATATTGCAGAGACAATAAGAGCTGGTATTCAATCTGTACATAGAGGGCAGATGGAAGCATCGCGTTCACTTGGAATGACACATGCACAGTCAATGAGATATATTATTTTACCTCAGGCTTTAAAAAGTATACTTCCTGCACTTGGAAACGAATTTGTAAGTTTAATAAAGGATTCCTCACTTGCATCGACAATAGCAACACCTGAATTGATGTACTGGGCTCAGGCAATGAATGCACAATATTATAGGGTCTGGGAACCGTATCTTGCATCCGCGGCTATTTATCTGGTACTTACTCTTTCTATGAGCGGTTTGGTAAGCAGGTTGGAAAGGAGATCGGATGCTAAATGA
- a CDS encoding trans-sulfuration enzyme family protein, which yields MFKDMDKEFSFETELMRQGAYINKLASNPETAPIYLTTAFNVQDLQELQERYDVGGFCYNRNRNPNRSALIELMTYLEKGEDSIICSSGMAAISTTILSIVKQGDHVLSDKTLYGETIDIFSKVLPKYGIDVTYVDFTNVDEVKNSMKDNTKVLYTETVSNPMITVVDIDEISHIAHRNNALLIVDNTFMTSVAFRPIEHGADVTVNSLTKFANGHSDAVCGSATGSKELIKKAYDLQVLLGTSADAFTSWLVQRGMRTMSLRVEKQMSNAAMLAKALDDCPYVLKVNHPSLEKHPQHELAKRLFDDKFGGMLSFVLSDDKEKINRFMRKLKLAHYAMTLGGYRTTISHPVMSSHYDVPEEKRLEMGITYGLIRVSVGIEKGEDLIGDFLKALEVFK from the coding sequence GTGTTTAAAGATATGGATAAAGAATTTTCATTTGAGACAGAATTAATGAGACAAGGAGCATATATAAATAAACTGGCCTCAAATCCGGAAACTGCTCCGATTTATCTGACAACTGCCTTTAATGTGCAGGATCTTCAAGAATTGCAGGAGAGATATGATGTCGGAGGTTTTTGCTATAACAGAAACAGGAATCCGAATAGAAGTGCGCTGATTGAACTTATGACATATCTTGAAAAAGGAGAAGATTCTATTATATGCAGTTCAGGAATGGCTGCAATTTCTACAACAATTTTATCTATAGTCAAACAGGGAGATCATGTTCTTTCAGATAAGACTCTGTATGGAGAAACTATAGATATATTCAGTAAAGTTCTGCCGAAGTACGGTATCGATGTAACATATGTAGATTTTACAAATGTTGATGAAGTGAAAAATTCCATGAAGGACAATACCAAAGTACTTTATACAGAAACAGTTTCAAATCCGATGATTACTGTCGTTGATATAGATGAGATATCACATATAGCTCATAGGAATAATGCTTTGCTGATTGTGGATAATACATTTATGACATCAGTTGCTTTCAGACCTATTGAACATGGAGCCGATGTTACAGTGAACAGCCTCACGAAATTTGCAAACGGACATAGTGATGCCGTATGTGGATCGGCCACAGGCAGCAAAGAACTCATAAAAAAAGCCTATGATCTGCAGGTATTGCTTGGTACTTCAGCGGATGCATTTACTTCATGGCTTGTTCAAAGGGGCATGCGAACAATGTCACTTCGTGTAGAAAAGCAGATGTCAAATGCAGCAATGCTTGCAAAAGCCCTGGATGATTGTCCATATGTGTTGAAAGTTAATCATCCAAGCTTGGAGAAACATCCTCAGCATGAGCTGGCAAAGAGGTTGTTTGATGACAAATTTGGTGGAATGCTGAGTTTTGTATTGTCTGATGATAAAGAGAAAATCAATCGATTCATGAGAAAACTCAAGCTTGCCCATTATGCCATGACATTGGGAGGATACAGGACAACCATTTCTCATCCTGTTATGTCTTCACACTATGATGTGCCCGAAGAAAAAAGACTAGAAATGGGAATAACATACGGGCTGATAAGAGTATCTGTAGGAATAGAAAAAGGTGAGGATCTGATAGGGGATTTTCTTAAGGCATTGGAAGTTTTTAAATAA